In Halorientalis litorea, one DNA window encodes the following:
- the xseA gene encoding exodeoxyribonuclease VII large subunit, giving the protein MADASDADRQAVEPDAGEVLSVSQLNDRIASVVQDTPALNSVRCIGEVTDLHQNSTALYFTLTDGDAELPCLLWANRYREMDADLEDGTEVILEGDIDYWVEGGKIDLKPWEVIVVGYGDQAAAVERLRSELEERGWFEDEQKQQPPAFPERVGVVTSLRGDARYDIQNAIHEQDPTADILVKDATVQGSEAPTSIANGIHHLDRSEDVDAIIVGRGGGSDSNLQAFNTERVAEAIITSNTPIVTAIGHTDDRLIADQVADIATITPTAAGEYIVNSREEFLASEVKPLEQHLEAEYETFQQEHEHEQELAEAVGEAAAPEGVAPVYYKAAIAVLLLLLLLITGLWLGVI; this is encoded by the coding sequence ATGGCGGACGCATCGGATGCTGACCGGCAGGCGGTCGAACCTGATGCGGGAGAGGTCCTTAGCGTGTCCCAGCTAAACGACCGGATCGCGTCGGTCGTCCAGGACACGCCTGCCCTCAACAGCGTCCGCTGTATTGGCGAAGTCACTGACCTCCACCAGAACAGTACGGCGCTCTACTTTACGCTCACCGACGGCGACGCCGAGCTCCCATGTCTGCTCTGGGCAAACCGCTATCGGGAGATGGATGCCGACCTCGAAGACGGCACCGAAGTCATCCTTGAGGGCGATATCGACTACTGGGTCGAAGGTGGGAAAATCGACCTCAAACCGTGGGAGGTGATCGTCGTCGGCTACGGCGACCAGGCGGCGGCTGTCGAGCGACTGCGAAGCGAACTCGAAGAGCGTGGCTGGTTCGAAGACGAGCAGAAACAGCAACCGCCGGCGTTCCCGGAGCGGGTCGGCGTCGTCACGTCCCTTCGAGGAGACGCCCGGTACGACATCCAGAACGCAATCCACGAACAGGACCCGACCGCCGACATTCTGGTGAAGGACGCCACCGTCCAGGGGTCAGAGGCGCCGACGTCCATCGCGAACGGCATCCACCATCTCGACCGTTCGGAGGACGTCGACGCGATTATCGTCGGCCGTGGCGGTGGGAGCGATTCGAACCTCCAGGCGTTCAACACCGAGCGAGTGGCGGAGGCAATCATCACCTCGAACACGCCGATCGTGACCGCCATCGGACACACCGATGACCGGCTCATCGCGGATCAGGTGGCGGACATCGCTACGATCACGCCGACGGCTGCCGGCGAGTATATCGTGAATTCTCGCGAGGAGTTCCTCGCGAGCGAAGTCAAGCCGCTGGAGCAACACCTCGAAGCTGAGTACGAAACGTTCCAGCAGGAGCACGAACACGAGCAGGAACTCGCCGAAGCAGTCGGCGAGGCAGCCGCACCAGAGGGTGTTGCCCCGGTTTACTACAAGGCCGCAATCGCTGTGCTGCTGTTGCTGTTGTTACTCATAACCGGGCTGTGGCTGGGGGTGATCTAA
- the xseB gene encoding exodeoxyribonuclease VII small subunit, with product MANDAEIHDRLSRVEEIIGQLDADECDLEEGTQLHEEGQELLAEVREILDEGSGEVVELE from the coding sequence GTGGCAAACGATGCAGAAATCCACGACCGGCTGAGTCGTGTCGAGGAAATCATTGGACAGCTCGATGCGGATGAGTGTGATCTCGAAGAAGGCACACAGCTCCACGAGGAAGGACAGGAACTCCTGGCCGAAGTGCGAGAAATCCTTGACGAGGGAAGCGGCGAAGTTGTGGAGCTTGAGTAA